GAAAACTGACTTACCCACAGACCTCTCTCAGAAAACCGTTCTACTGGTTGATGATGTCATTTACAGTGGTCGAACGATACGAGCCGCCCTCAATGCCGTTCATGACTATGGCCGACCCACCCTGACTCAATTGCTTGTACTGATTGATCGGGGCCATCGAGAGCTGCCGATTCACCCTGACTTTACAGGCAAGGTATTGCCCACTGCACGAGAAGAACTGGTTAACGTCTATCTAGATGTTACGGATCAGCGTGATGGCGTTGAATTAGTTACCCGAGATCATTAATCTTGAACGCCTCTTGGTATGGGTTCTGCAGCGACTCGCACCCTTAAGTTCGGGAACCCGTACAGCTAAAAGATTGAATTTGGCCAATCACCTCAGATAGATTAGCACTCGGGAGTCGAGAGTGCTAAATCCCAGTAATCATTATCCAGTTTGGAGGAGCCAGTATGGCAGCTATTTCCTTAAGCGTCTCTACAGTTAAGCCTTTAGGCGATCGCGTATTCGTTAAAGTCAGTGCTGCAGAAGAGCAGACTGCGGGTGGCATTATCTTGCCCGATGCGGCTAAAGAGAAGCCTCAAGTCGGCGAAATCACTGCTGTTGGCCCAGGCAAGCGGGGTGATGACGGTTCTCGCCAAGCCTTGGATGTAAAAGAAGGCGACAAAGTTCTGTATTCCAAGTATGCCGGTACAGACGTCAAGCTCGGCGGTGAAGAGTTTGTATTGCTCTCTGAGAAAGATATTTTGGCGATTGTCAACTAAACGTAACACCGTTACTTGACTCGTTCTGCCCATATTAAATGGGCAATTTTATTTTATCGAACTTCGCTGTTACTCCTTTAAGTTTGAGGTTGAGCTTCCATGGCTAAACGCATTATTTATAACGAGAATGCCCGTCGCGCCCTTGAAAAAGGGATGGACATTCTATGTGAATCTGTAGCGGTGACATTAGGCCCAAAAGGTCGCAATGTTGTTCTAGAGAAGAAATTTGGTGCCCCCCAGATCGTCAATGACGGCGTCACCATCGCGAAAGAAATTGAGCTTGAAGACAACATTGAGAACACAGGTGTTGCCCTAATTCGTCAGGCTGCGTCCAAAACCAACGATGCAGCTGGAGATGGTACAACAACGGCTACTGTTCTAGCTCATGCCATGGTCAAAGAAGGGATGCGTAACGTCGTAGCTGGCGCTAACGCTATTTCTCTTAAGCGTGGAATTGAAAAAGCGTCTGGCTTTCTCGTGGAGAAAATCGCTGAGAACGCCCGCCCTGTTGAAGATTCCAAGGCAATTGCACAAGTCGCTACTATTTCCGCTGGCAACGACGATGAAGTCGGTGAAATGATTTCTAGCGCCATGGATAAAGTGGGCAAGGAAGGCGTCATTTCTTTGGAAGAAGGCAAATCCATGACCACCGAACTGGAGGTCACCGAAGGGATGCGCTTTGAGAAAGGCTATATTTCTCCTTACTTTGCCACTGATACAGAGCGAATGGAGGCCGTTCTTGACGAGCCTTATATTCTACTGACCGACAAGAAAATTACCCTTGTGCAGGATTTAGTGCCTGTGCTTGAGCAAGCAGCTCGGGCGGGTAAGCCTTTGTTGGTAATTGCTGAGGATATTGAGAAAGAAGCCTTGGCTACCCTCGTCGTCAACCGTTTACGCGGCGTTTTGAATGTAGCAGCTGTGAAAGCACCGGGTTTCGGCGATCGCCGTAAAGCCATGCTGGAAGACATTGCTGTCTTGACCGGTGGTCAAGTGATTACTGAAGATGCTGGCCTCAAACTAGAAGCTGCCAAGCTAGAAATGATGGGACAAGCTCGTCGAATCACCATCACTAAGGACACTACAACTTTAGTGGCTGAAGGGAATGAAACCGATGTTCAAGCTCGCTGTGAGCAGATTCGTCGTCAAATGGATGAGACTGAGTCTTCCTACGATAAAGAGAAGCTACAAGAGCGCTTGGCTAAATTAGCCGGTGGTGTTGCTGTCATTAAAGTGGGTGCTGCAACCGAAACTGAAATGAAGGATCGGAAGCTTCGCCTAGAAGATGCCATCAACTCTACTAAAGCAGCTGTTGAAGAAGGGATTGTGCCCGGTGGCGGTACCACCTTGGCTCACCTAGGTCCTCAGCTCGCAAGTTGGGCAGCGGATAACCTGACTGGTGAAGAGCTTATTGGAGCCACTATCGTAGAGCGTGCCTTAACAGCCCCTTTAAAGCGCATTGCTGAAAATGCAGGTCAAAATGGTGCCGTTATCGCTGAGCGAGTTCGCGAGAAAGAGTTCAATGTTGGTTTCGACGCTTCAGTAAATGAGTTCACAGATATGTTTGCCGCTGGCATTGTCGACCCTGCAAAGGTGACCCGGTCAGCACTGCAAAATGCCGCTTCTATTGCTGGTATGGTTCTCACTACTGAGTGCATTATTTCTGATAAGCCTGAGCCGAAGGACAATGCTCCCGCTGGCGCTGGCATGGGCGGAGACTTTGACTACTAAGGTCCAAGCCTAATAGATCAAAAAAGAGGGCGGTAAACACCGCCCTCTTTTTTGATCTTGACTACTGGTTGAGTTATTGAAAGTAAAAGGCCAAAAAAATGTGAAACCCAAGCATGACAGTAAACATGCTGACCAGGATGATGTGGGTTGATAACCAGATCGAACGCAGTTTGCGAATGAGGGGCCCCTTGGAGACTGTTGGCAAGCGCTTGGCCAAACCCTGCCAGCTTTGAGGGACCAACCCGAAATATTTCTGTGAGGACTCTAGAATCCCCGTTTCTGCAACCACGCCCATTAAGGCAGATAGGGCTACTCCAAAGAAAACCCAGAGAAATATTGCATTAAAATTATCGCCAATCGCTCCGCCCGTATGGAGTAAAACGGTGGCGACTAGGGCTACACCGACAAAAATATGCAAGCTGCGCCACAACAGAATAGAGCCCGGTACCGCAATTTTCCACCGCCGCCCTCGCTTGCGCAACGCTAGCATCAGTTCAAAGAAGACTAGAGCCAGAACAATAAACCCGGTGATCAGCTTATACAGATCAGTTTGCAGAATGATCAGGGTATTGAAGTTGCGATCGCGCAGCAACGGAATATACACCCCACTCAAGGCAAAAGGGGTCAAAATGGCTGCTACAACCAATGTCAGAATAATCAGAGTGGAAAATTTGGGCTTCATAGCTCAAAAAAGATGATAGGAATTCGAACCATCAGTTCGTCCCACGACTTTTGAAAAAATGCTCTAGGAGATTGACTGATGGCGCAATCCCCTTCCCCCACAGAGTGTTATAAACAATTACATTGGCTTAGAGCCAAAATCTAGGCACCATCCAAGGGAATGTTGATCATGATGCCACCCATGACGTCATCCATCTTGAAGACCTTATCGGGATACCGTTCTTTGTGGATGGGATGGGTGTTATGACAAGTGACACACGCTTCAGCTACTGCCTTGTCTGGATAGAGGGCAGAGAAATATTTCTTACCTCCCACTTCTTGGAACTCCTTGAAAGGTTCTCCAGTTTTCTCAACTTCCTGGATTGCTTTTTTCTCAAAGTCATTTTTAGGACCTTGAGCGTCGTTAATATACCAAGTTGAAATTAGGTTGTAGGTAAAAGCAGTATCTGATTCGGATGCAATTTCAGACCCGAGACGAAACATTTGAGCAGGCAAGGGAATACCATTACTGGTTTCCCAACCTTCGGTAGCTTCTATATCCAGAACGCCTTTATCCTTCGCATTCCCCTCCAATTTCTTGGCTCGGTTAACGACATGCTTGGTATAGGCTGTCCGGTCAGAGGCTAAAGCAGTATGGATGTAATCGGCAACCAATTCGGGTTTTACACCACCCGTTGCCTGAGATTCCGCACCTCCACTACAGGCCACAGCTGTGAAACAAATCGCCGCAGCTAAAGCAAAGAAAGCAAAGGTTCTTGTGCGCAATTGGCGCACCCATTTTCGGGTCAAGTTCATCTTGTGTCTCCTCTCAATGACATAAATCTGATTCGTTAGATAGGGACTGGATTACTTCGAAGTGGCATTACCCGACCGTTGGGTTTCTAGAGTACGCACCATCTTCAGGGTGTCCAGGGATAAGGTGGGCGGTCGGGCAAAGTTCGATTCCACTAAGTCATCGTCAAACATGCTGTTGTAGGCAAATTCCATGCCATGGCAATTCATACAGACTTCCTTCACCATGCGATCTCGGGGCAGTAACGTATAGGTATTGTTGTGGTTGACCATCACCGTCCCCGACTCCGATGTTTGTCGCGGCAGATGGCATGTGGCACAAGTGGTTGAAACCGTTGAAGGACGGGGGAGTACCCCCTCTTCTTGCAGCAACTGAGCATGCCGGGAGTTTTTGTAATTCAGCGAGTGGTTGTCTTTATGGCACGTCAGACAAGAATCGACCGAGGCCGGTAGAGTTTTGACAGAATGAGCATCATGGCAAGCATTACAGTTCATTTGCTTATCATGGACAGCCGCCTGCATCGGCAGGTGAGCCAAAGCTGGTGTTAGGGCAGGTTGCCCTTCCAGTAGACGAATGCCATGCTTACCCAGCAAAAAGGTATCCACCTGTCCCTCATGGCAGGAGCGACAGCTTTCATGGGTCGGTTGCTGAATCACCTGCTTAGCGGACTGAGGTTGGTGACAGCTCGAACAGTTCACCTCAGCTAAGGCATGGGCACTTTTTGACCAGCTTTGATTAATGGCTTGGAGCTGAGCGTTGTCAACTGCAGCAACGGGGGCCGTCAAGCCACTCCATAGCAGTAGCGCTAGCAACCCTCCCAGGACGACCTGCTTCATGCTCGCCCTCCCACAAACTCTTTCCCCAAATCCGGTTGAGGAGGGGTTTTAAGTTCAGGCTTAAAGCTACGTTCGGGTAACGCAGGTTTGGGCAACATGTCCGCCTGGCCCATATTTTGGCGCAAGAACCCCGTTGAGATGGTGCGGTGGTCATGGTAATTGTGGCAACCGGCTGTCCAGCATCCATCAGGAGAGAAGTCTTTATGACTCGCCAGTTCCCCTTGGATAATGCCTTCATGGCAAATCATGCAAAGATCAGGCTTCAGATGTACCCCCCGATCAAACATATGCACATGTTCGTTATGGCAAGTCGTGCAGGTTAGAACCTCTAATTTCTCTAATTCAGCAGCCCAGCGCAGATCACGGAACTTCTTGGGTCCATGGGCATCCGTTGCCATTTCCGCCTCATGACAGCGCATACAGGTTTCATTCGTCACGGGTTTAAAACCTTCATGGCATGAAGCACAAGAGGCTTCAAACAGGATGTGGCCATTAGAGGTTACACCCGGTAAAAAGATTGTCTTGTGGTCTAGGGCAAAAGCTGCCCCTAACCACCCCATTAAGATTAAACACAGCAAAATTACGGTATTTCTGACATTGAATAGAGTCGAAAAGCTGAAAAAAGATTTTTGCGTCTTGGCCACTACAACTGCCCTAGAGAATTTAGACCAACAGAATGGCAATAATGACCGCAATAATGCCGCCGCCCGCCAGACCTAATAGCAATCCTGTTGGGCGATCACTCTCCACAACTTCACTGACTTCACTAGAAATAAGGCTGGGCTGTGCAGGTTGAGCAGAATTGAGATCTAACGCTGCTTCCGAGTAATCAGCACCATCCAACATAATCGTGGAGATGGCTCCATAGGCATCAATCCAAGCCTGTTTGACGTCATCCGTCCAGGCAGATCCGAGAAATTGTTCAAAGGTTTTGAGGAGGGTATTGCCGACCAACGGATAATGCTCGGGCAAGGCCCCATATTGGACATGTCGGGCCCCTAGCCCTTGCAGGGCATCTCCCAACACCTCTGGCTTGCGCAGGTTTTCCACAACCAAAACCAGGGATTGTAGGAGCTTTTTGCTTTGTTGTTTGATGTCCGTGTTCGCAAATAAAGGTTTGGCAGCGGGATAATCCGTGAATAAGTTGTCGTAGAAGCGATCGGCAAACTCAGTAGCGACTGGCTTCACTTGGGCAAAGCTATTTTCCAGAAGTTCAACTTGCAGCGGAGAACCTGAATCAGCAGGTGGCGTGGCAGCTTCTGGATCGAGTTGCACTTCTGCTTCTGAATAATCTGCACCGTCCAGCATGATCGTGGTGATAGCACCATAGGCATCTACCCAGGCGGATTGAACCTCCTCAGTCCATGCGTCCCCCAGATATTGTTCAAAGGTCTTGAGCAAGGTTGACCCCACCAATGGGTAATGCTCAGGTAAGGCCCCATATTTCACATGTCGGGCTCCCAGACCTTTGAGGGCGTTACTCAAAGCATCCGGTTTACGTAGATTTTCAATAACCAACACCAAGGATTGCAAGAGCTTACCGCCTTGTTTCTCCATATCGGTCCCCTCAAAGAGGGGTTGAGCCGCTGGATAGTCTGTGAATAAATTGTGATAAAAGCTTGAAACAAATTCATTAGCTTGAGGTTTAACTTTCTCAAAGCTGCTTTCAAGCAGTTCGACTTGTAAGGCCATAGATGTACCTATCAAAAATGTAAAGTTCAGGCACTAGAGGAAAATACAAAAAATTGTCTTCTAGATTTATTTTGGGCCCTCAGTTGAGCACTTAGAAACTGAATAATCTGAAGCGAACATTCTCACAAAAAAGAAGAAGTTCAACATAGAAGCTCTAAGCCAAACAAAGACTCTTGATCATAGTTTGCAAGTGTGAATTAACTCAATCAGAGGTCTTCTCACCCTAAAGACATCATGAATTAAAGATGATATTAGCTTCCTACGGTCGCTATCTCAATTTATGCTCAAAAACTATCAATATCGCTTTATCTGTGATCTTCAAGAATAATGAGTCTCAGGCTATAACATTAACTTTCAGGCATTCATAAACAAAATTTACCTGCTATTGCAAAATATGCATTCTAAGTTAAAAAATAATGATTCCTTAGGTCGTATCAATTAATACAATTAAAGCTTTTTAACAGCTAAAATATGCATTGAATCAATGCATTTAATGCATACCAAAGTGCATATTTCAAGAACTTCACAGATGGTTTCTGTTAATCGTATAAAAAGCTACATTAACTAGGGATATTTAACGCACCTCGTTTTCGAAGTAGTTGCTTTTGCTCACTTGTTAAACCGTGGGCATCGGTGAAGATAGCACCTGACACAATGCTGTTAGAGAAATCTACCTTGTGCAGTTGAGTCTTTTCTAGATTGGCATCCCGAAAATCTGTATTGGTGACGATGGCACCGGTTAAATCAGCCTGTTCCAAATTAGCGCTATACAGGGAGGCCTGCTCAAGATGGGTTGCACTCATACAGCCCCGGATCAAGGACACATGATCTAAACTGGCCTCCTGCAATTGTGCTTCCTTGAGATTGGCTTGATCAAAGTTGCTACCGATTAGATCAGCCCCCTTAAAATCAGCCTGTTTCAAATCGGATTTCACAAACTGAGAACGCTCCAAGCGGGCATGGGCAAAGATGGCTTCTGGAAACTGGGCCTGACTCAGATTGGCATCATTGAGCTTAGCCCGACTGAAGTTAGCACCCTTAAAGTCACTCTGGGATAAATCCGCCTTGATCAAAATGGCATCTCGAAAAGAGGCATAGTGGCCTTTTGCCTCTGCCAAATCGACTGCCTCTAATATGGCTGTAGCTACATTCGCCTGATCCAAACAAGCACCATGGAGCTTTAACTTCACCCCATGAATTCCCATCAAATTAGCCGAGTCCAGCCGGGCGGATGTGAGTTGGGCCTCGGTGAGTAGGGCGTCTTGTAAGCTAATTCCTGTAAGGATCGAAAAGATCAGGATGGCTTCAGTAAAATCGGCTCGATTGCAGGACGCTCCGGATAAATTAGCCACGCGCAAATAGGCTTGCGGAAAGTGGCCTTCATCCAGGCAGCACCCTTGTAAATTGATATTACTGAGCTCTGCCCCCTGCAAAGAAATACCTTGTTGGACTTTTGTTTGTACCTCTTCAGGTGTGAGAACGGCCATCGCTTTATTTCCCCATAGGTATGTATAAGTGGGGCTGCCCAATCCAGCTATGCATCAACCGTCTGCACCTCAGGTACTGGAATAGAGGCATCAGTATGATGTTGAGAACGATAGCGAAGAATCGTTGCTAGAACGAACAAGGTATCTAAGCCAACAATGCTGGCAATCAGCAGTTCAGAGCCACCTGTGCCAAACCCATAGCTATGTAGTCCGGTTCCCAAGACAAAATTGACCCCATACCAAGCCATCAGCACAGCATTAAAGGCCAAAACACTCGCAACACTCATGCCAAAATAACCTAACCAACCGGCCAACCGGCCATGCACAGGAGCTAAATAGCAGAGCAAAGCAATTAAAGCCCAAGTCTCTTTCGGATCCCAGCCCCAAAACCGTCCCCAGGAAAAATGGGCCCAGATACCGCCCAAAATAATGCCCGTGGTGAGCAGCAAAATACCCACTTGAATCACCCGGGTATTGAGGCGAGATAAGGAGATTGCCATGGTCGTGCCTTCAGGTCGCCGCCAATACTGAATGAGCGTTAGATGCCCCAGTCCCATTGCCAAAGCGAAGCTGGCATAGCTGAGGGTAATTGTGGGCACATGGATACTCAACCAGAAGTTATCTCGGAGGACAGGCACTAAGGGAGCAATACTGGGATCTAGCACCGCAGGTAAACTATCCGCCAGCAATAGACAAACGACTGCTAGGGGAGCTGCCGCCAATAAGTAGGAGCGGGCTCGGGTCTGTAGTTCAAAACAAAAGGCTAAGGCAGCAATTCCAAATCCAACCCACACCACTGACTCATACATATTGGTGACGGGAGGACGGCCCGCAATTTGCATGCGCAGACCGAAACCAAAGGCCTGAACCAAGATGCCTCCAAGAAACGTTCCCATACCGCTCCAATAGAAATCGAAGTTCGGAATGAGTTGGCTGATGAGGAGTATGAGAAATGCTATCCCATATAGTTTCCAAGCTTTACCAAAGGGATGGAAGTGATTGAAAAACACTTCCCGGTGCAGGGTTGCTTGATCTGGGTAAATCCCAGAACTCAAGTCTGCTAAGGACCGTTGCAATGAAGTTGCAGGCTCCTCCAAAGCACTTAAATCATCACCATTGCCTTGATATTGCTGGTTGAGTTGCTCAAACTGGGCTTGAATGTGGGTCGCTATCTCAGAAGAATACAGCTGCTGCGCCTCCGCAACCCCTACCCAAGTGCCTTTGATATCTCGCGGATGGGGAACGAGGGGCAACGTTTGATTACCCACCGTATCCAACATTAAATTCAGTCGATCTTCGAGGGTGAAAGCTTCACGTTCATCCCTTGTCAGTGGCTGTTCTTGCAGCTGCTTGGTATGCGCTTGTTGCAAGATACGGGCCAAGTCAGAATTGACTAGAGTAGAGAAACTAAAATGCTTTTGCTCTACGGGCAATCCTATTTCGGCTTTGAGGGGACGATAGTTGACCAAAATAAAGGGTTCATCATTCCAATCCCGACTGTTCTGCCAGAGAGACCAATAGATTTGAGGGGCATCTAAAACCTCACCACTCAATAGCTGATAGCGCTCTGAACCATGAAGCGTCTCTACTGTTTCTCTGGCCACTGTATCTAACGGCTTCTTTCGCCCATCCAGCTGAACAGCCATCGTATCAACCGCCGTTTGGGTAGTCGGCTGCCATTGACTAATAGGGGTGACCATCAACGCACAAGCGAGACAAAGTCCCCATAAAAATTTCAATTGATTCATTATCCATCCTGAGTCGCAAGTGAAATGGGTGCTGGATCAGCCACAACTGGCTGAGCAGAGTCTTCCGGTATGGCTGTAGGGAAGGGTTTTGCCCGCTTTTTCCACAGGGTGGGGCCATAGAACATGACGCCAATGCCCACTACCGTTAATAAGGCACCACTCCAAGTCAACGCGGTCACCCATATCGGTTCGCGTTTAATTTGCAGAGTGGACTGGTTCAAATCCCCAGGATTCCATGAGGCTTGAGCAATTTTCCACCCTTGGTACCAGGTGGGGTGGTTCATCCAGACCGAGCGTTGTTGGGTTTCTCCCCCCTCTAAATTTTCGAGGCGAATCTGACTGGTCCACATGGCCACCGATTCGCTGCCTTCATTCCGCTCAACGATAAAGTCATCCAAACTAATCCCGAAGGGTAAAGCCATCATCCGGGGACCAAACGCTGTCATCAATGCATGGGAACCATCTGTAATCAGCGCTGATTCTCCCCAGGGTAGCCACTGCCGATGCCCATCTGCAGTCGCAACCTGCAACGCCGGAACCCCCTCTACCCCAGGTGGAGCCGAGAAACGCTCTTGAATCATCTCAGCATGGGGAAGCCAGTCTGCCAGGGCGATTTGAAAATCTGCCCAGCCGGGTTGAATGATTTGATCCATGGCCAAGGGGCCTGAGGAAAATTCTTGGGAAGACCGAGCTGCATAATAGAGCTGTTGATTAGCCACAACGACCCGAAAATAGTCCGTGGCAGAGGGAGGTGGCACTTGATAGCTCAAGCTCAGATCAAATTGCTCAGCATCTCCCACTAAGATGGGGTCTAATCCCGTTTGGGCAAACACATACCAGTGTTCTCGGTGATCCGCCTGGACTAGTTCCACTTCAACGGCTGGATTACGCCAGTCCTGGGACGCAGTGATGGGCTGATTGTGATCATCCAACCGAAAGTCTGGCCAGGCATTGACTAGATGTATCGTTGCATCATCTAAACTCCCATCATGACGATGCAACTCATCAATGGCAAAGGTGGTATTTATTTCTCCCAACTGTATCTGTAGGGTTCCAGATGGCCTGGATTGAGCTTGAGTGGGATCTGCTAAAAGCTGTTGGAGGTTGCTCTTATCTGCAGCTTGCCAAAGCTCCAGTTGGGCAGGCCCCAAATCAATTCTGTCAGCAGCGGGGGATAGCCATTGTTCGAAGGTTTGGCCCATGCGATCGCTACTTAATACCAAGCGTATTGCTGGCTCATCCTGGGCATCACCTTCTCGGTACTCAACTGTTTCGATCGAATTCTCGTTGTAGTCCAACAACGTCAGCCCAACAAATTGAGTGGGAGAAATAACTCGCTCAGGCGTTACCATCACCGCCGCCTGTTGCACTTGACCTTGGTCATCCATCACTTCCAGTAACTCACCCTCAACCCTCACCAGATGGTTAGCAGGCTGATCCGTGCGGACTAGTAATAGTCCTTCCACACCGAGATGAATCACTGCCGCAGATCCCGCAATCAGCACAATCAGCCCTAAGTGGGTGAGGGCAAAACCGACTTTCCGGGCTCCTCGCCAGGGATAGCGGGACAGGGTAGAGATGCCCAAATTGACTGCCAGCAGGAACATCAAGGCTCCAAACCAGGGACTTTTATAAATTTGCTGTTGAACCACAAGGGAGCCAACTTTGCTCTCATAGAACGTGGCCCAAACCAAGATACTTGCGATCGCAACTAATACGGGTACAGCTAACTTAATTGAACCCAAAAAGCGGATAAATTTTGAGACCATGCAAACTTCAGCCAATAGGGAACCTGACCCTATTTAGTCTGAATCGACTGGCCTAAATTGTAGTGAATCTATCAAAGTTATCGATCGACAAGGGTCATAAATGCGTTAATTGCATTTACGGCATGAATAAAATGCATCCCTGCCCCTCAAAAAGAGGGGTTGTCCCTATCAGCTGATTCTGACCACAACCGAATGAACGTAAATTTAGAAAACCTTGGAGTGGAGAAAGTTAACGTAGCTTAGGGCTCATCCACAGTGACGGTATAGCGAAATTGTTGCCCTCTTTCAAAAGCACCCACCCAAATTGAATACTTTCCTGCAGGAAGTTGATCCGCAATCCAACCCGCATCTTTCCCTTGAGCCGAGTCATCCAGGCAATAGAGGCGATTTTTGGGTCCTTTAATCAGTAGGGTTGTGTCTCGTCTGCTATTGACTTGCAAACGTAGCTTGTTCACCTTTTTCGTCAAAACCAGCACATGATCTGGACTAGGAGAGCCATACCCCAAGCACATATTTCTCTGCATATCTCGCTCCCCCACAACTCGATGAAGCGCAATGGCTCCTTTTGCATAGCCTTTTACAGTTTTGGAACTGAATCCAGGCGAT
The Acaryochloris marina S15 genome window above contains:
- a CDS encoding cytochrome c biogenesis protein ResB, which codes for MVSKFIRFLGSIKLAVPVLVAIASILVWATFYESKVGSLVVQQQIYKSPWFGALMFLLAVNLGISTLSRYPWRGARKVGFALTHLGLIVLIAGSAAVIHLGVEGLLLVRTDQPANHLVRVEGELLEVMDDQGQVQQAAVMVTPERVISPTQFVGLTLLDYNENSIETVEYREGDAQDEPAIRLVLSSDRMGQTFEQWLSPAADRIDLGPAQLELWQAADKSNLQQLLADPTQAQSRPSGTLQIQLGEINTTFAIDELHRHDGSLDDATIHLVNAWPDFRLDDHNQPITASQDWRNPAVEVELVQADHREHWYVFAQTGLDPILVGDAEQFDLSLSYQVPPPSATDYFRVVVANQQLYYAARSSQEFSSGPLAMDQIIQPGWADFQIALADWLPHAEMIQERFSAPPGVEGVPALQVATADGHRQWLPWGESALITDGSHALMTAFGPRMMALPFGISLDDFIVERNEGSESVAMWTSQIRLENLEGGETQQRSVWMNHPTWYQGWKIAQASWNPGDLNQSTLQIKREPIWVTALTWSGALLTVVGIGVMFYGPTLWKKRAKPFPTAIPEDSAQPVVADPAPISLATQDG